A genomic region of Eucalyptus grandis isolate ANBG69807.140 chromosome 5, ASM1654582v1, whole genome shotgun sequence contains the following coding sequences:
- the LOC120293722 gene encoding ankyrin repeat-containing protein BDA1-like gives MEQFLAEPAVKEGDIQALRAFIIGKADRLRELAVSYDGHTLLHTACFIGHLNLVEALLGSIPEFARKKSVDDLYPLHIAAAQGHVEIAKELVEGRKDLCLLKGPDDRIPLHYAIDNGKVKVMGELLSVSPESVQETRARKETGLHLIVNNKPVIKFMLEEHALRRVVVDVNAHDNCGRTPPDFLGREAVDRDIRGILNAVGAKHGAVRHSSLVLEGESRADICNALLVVAGLIASATYQSMLQPPHFKTEVDKTHTEGFRASYASYMTGFFGRDLAYTVFITGNTFGLLVSL, from the exons ATGGAGCAGTTTTTAGCAGAACCAGCAGTCAAAGAGGGCGACATCCAAGCACTGAGAGCCTTCATCATAGGCAAAGCGGACAGACTACGCGAGTTGGCTGTCAGCTATGACGGTCACACGCTGCTACACACCGCTTGTTTTATCGGCCATTTGAATTTAGTTGAAGCGCTCCTGGGGTCGATCCCAGAATTCGCGCGAAAAAAAAGCGTGGATGATTTATATCCGCTGCACATCGCCGCAGCTCAAGGTCATGTTGAGATCGCAAAGGAGCTCGTCGAAGGGCGTAAAGACCTGTGCTTGTTGAAAGGACCGGACGATAGAATCCCTCTGCATTATGCCATCGATAATGGTAAGGTTAAAGTCATGGGGGAACTGCTCTCCGTTTCACCTGAATCCGTCCAAGAGACAAGGGCCCGAAAGGAGACAGGGCTTCACCTCATAGTGAATAACAAACCA GTGATTAAATTCATGCTTGAGGAGCATGCCCTGCGGCGTGTGGTCGTGGACGTGAATGCCCATGACAACTGTGGTAGGACGCCTCCAGATTTCTTGGGAAGGGAAGCAGTAGATAGAGATATCAGAGGAATCCTCAATGCAGTTGGAGCCAAACACGGAGCAGTAAGACATTCATCACTAGTCTTGGAGGGAGAGTCAAGGGCTGATATATGCAACGCCCTGCTGGTCGTCGCCGGGCTCATTGCGAGCGCAACCTATCAATCCATGCTTCAGCCTCCACACTTTAAAACAGAAGTTGACAAAACTCATACAGAAGGCTTCCGCGCATCCTACGCATCTTATATGACTGGTTTTTTCGGCAGGGACTTAGCGTACACTGTCTTCATAACCGGCAACACATTTGGACTCTTGGTGTCACTGTAG